In Bacillota bacterium, one genomic interval encodes:
- a CDS encoding spore maturation protein, translated as MFSLISDLSRWAIPIVLLVVPLVAHLRGVNVFETFVEGAEAGFGTAIKTIPYLVAMLVSISVFRASGAMDVLVNLFSPVLNLVGVPAEVLPHAIMRPLSGGAALGISTDLIKTYGPDSFIGNLVSTMQGSSDTTFYILTLYFGSVGISRYRYSIISGLAADFTTLVASIYIAHKVFG; from the coding sequence TTGTTTAGCCTTATTTCTGACCTATCCCGTTGGGCTATTCCCATAGTACTGTTAGTGGTTCCCCTGGTTGCTCACTTGCGAGGGGTAAATGTATTCGAAACTTTTGTTGAAGGGGCCGAAGCGGGATTTGGCACCGCAATAAAGACCATTCCGTATCTTGTGGCCATGCTGGTGTCAATAAGCGTATTTCGTGCATCCGGTGCCATGGATGTTCTGGTCAACTTATTTTCTCCGGTTTTAAACCTGGTGGGAGTACCGGCGGAAGTGCTTCCTCACGCCATTATGCGTCCGCTTTCAGGGGGGGCGGCCCTGGGCATATCTACCGACTTGATAAAAACTTACGGGCCTGATTCTTTTATTGGTAACCTTGTTTCCACCATGCAGGGCAGCAGCGACACTACTTTCTATATCCTTACTCTTTATTTCGGGTCGGTAGGGATCAGCCGTTATCGATATTCCATTATTTCAGGTCTTGCCGCCGATTTCACTACTCTGGTGGCATCAATATACATTGCCCACAAAGTTTTCGGATAA
- a CDS encoding spore maturation protein has protein sequence MVNYVWLAMMICGILVAAGTGHVEVVTKAALEGAQTGVSTAIDLIAIITFWLGIMKLAEKAGLVRGLAIMVRPITRFLFPSVPKDHPAMGAIVMNLSANLLGLGNAATPMGLIAMQELQKLNWGDKKTASDAMCTFLALNTSCITLIPTTIIGIRLIYGSQDPTQIVGTTIFATACGMSIAIFADRLLRTIYRRQGR, from the coding sequence TTGGTCAATTATGTATGGCTGGCAATGATGATTTGTGGCATTTTAGTGGCCGCGGGTACGGGGCACGTAGAAGTAGTGACCAAGGCAGCTCTAGAAGGTGCTCAGACAGGTGTCAGCACCGCCATCGACCTTATTGCTATTATAACTTTCTGGCTGGGGATTATGAAATTGGCGGAGAAAGCAGGGCTGGTACGCGGGCTGGCAATAATGGTTCGTCCAATTACCAGGTTCCTTTTTCCCTCAGTTCCTAAAGACCACCCGGCTATGGGGGCTATAGTGATGAACTTAAGCGCCAACCTGCTCGGGCTGGGAAATGCTGCAACCCCAATGGGTCTTATCGCCATGCAGGAATTACAAAAACTTAACTGGGGCGATAAAAAGACCGCTTCCGATGCCATGTGCACTTTTCTTGCTCTCAATACTTCCTGTATAACCCTAATCCCCACTACAATTATTGGTATTAGGTTAATATATGGCTCACAGGATCCCACGCAAATTGTCGGTACTACCATTTTTGCCACCGCCTGCGGCATGTCCATCGCCATATTTGCAGATCGGTTATTAAGGACAATTTATCGGCGCCAGGGGAGGTAA
- a CDS encoding rRNA pseudouridine synthase — protein MKERLQKYMARAGIASRRHSEEIIAAGRVKVNGAVVKEPGTKIEPGIDVITVDNKTAKVEKKVYVLLNKPAGYVTTLKDPQGRPVVTDLLKEIPQRVYPVGRLDYSTEGLLLLTNDGRLAHALTHPRHEIQKIYHALVKGVPSIEKINQMKKGIELSDGTTAPARVRIIGKQMGDTLLEIGIHEGKNRQVRRMCEHIGHPVLQLKRVKIGNLTLHGLSKGWHRHLTHQEIKQLTNMAFPKSKY, from the coding sequence ATGAAAGAGCGACTGCAAAAGTATATGGCCCGGGCAGGAATAGCATCACGCCGGCATTCAGAGGAAATTATCGCCGCCGGCAGAGTCAAAGTTAACGGTGCTGTTGTAAAGGAACCAGGCACAAAAATCGAGCCGGGTATTGACGTCATAACTGTGGATAATAAAACCGCGAAAGTGGAGAAAAAAGTATACGTATTACTAAATAAGCCCGCAGGATATGTAACAACATTAAAAGACCCTCAGGGAAGACCGGTTGTCACCGATCTGTTAAAAGAGATTCCACAACGTGTATACCCCGTGGGAAGGCTGGATTATAGCACCGAGGGGCTCTTACTGCTGACCAACGACGGACGCCTTGCTCATGCACTTACACACCCTCGCCACGAAATACAAAAAATTTACCATGCTCTGGTTAAAGGGGTGCCGTCCATAGAAAAGATCAATCAAATGAAAAAGGGCATCGAACTATCTGACGGTACCACCGCTCCTGCACGGGTACGAATTATTGGTAAGCAAATGGGAGATACCCTGCTGGAAATTGGCATTCATGAAGGAAAAAACCGGCAGGTTAGGCGTATGTGTGAACATATAGGACATCCTGTTTTGCAGCTTAAACGGGTTAAAATTGGCAACCTGACTCTGCACGGATTGTCAAAAGGCTGGCACAGGCACTTAACACATCAGGAGATTAAACAGCTTACAAATATGGCATTTCCCAAAAGTAAATATTAA
- the ytfJ gene encoding sporulation protein YtfJ yields the protein MPEQHPIEGLMKTAMESIKEMTDVNTVVGEAVESPDGTIIIPISKVACGFGAGGGEFESSGGEGTDSQDQESMPFFGGGSGGGVSVQPVGFLVVGNGQTRLLPVNCNVTADRIIDMVPQVMSQLQSIISRRKSNSQEAHVQSTAAGPVNQPPPSPTAPV from the coding sequence ATGCCCGAACAGCACCCAATTGAAGGACTCATGAAAACAGCCATGGAAAGCATAAAAGAAATGACAGACGTTAATACAGTAGTAGGGGAAGCCGTCGAATCGCCTGACGGAACTATCATCATTCCTATTTCCAAGGTAGCCTGTGGTTTCGGGGCGGGGGGCGGCGAATTTGAATCTTCCGGCGGGGAAGGAACCGACAGCCAGGACCAGGAATCCATGCCGTTTTTCGGTGGAGGCAGTGGCGGAGGCGTATCCGTCCAGCCCGTGGGATTTTTGGTGGTAGGCAACGGACAAACACGACTTTTGCCTGTTAACTGTAACGTTACAGCCGACAGAATAATCGACATGGTTCCACAAGTGATGTCACAACTGCAATCAATTATTAGCCGGCGAAAAAGCAATAGTCAGGAGGCACATGTGCAATCGACAGCGGCGGGACCGGTCAATCAACCGCCACCGTCACCTACCGCTCCAGTATAG
- the aroF gene encoding 3-deoxy-7-phosphoheptulonate synthase, translating into MLASKQHKQSTVITVHNHPIGGDITTVIAGPCAVEDRDGLLSLAKQLKAMGVHILRGGAYKPRTSPYEFQGMREEGLLILQEAGRAAGLPVITEVTDIRDIELVLKYADILQVGSRNMQNFELLKEVGKIDRPVLLKRGFAATIEEWLLAAEYILAAGNWQVMLCERGIRTFEKYTRNTFDISAIPAIKHLSHLPVIGDPSHATGRPELVAPVAKAAVAAGADGIMVEVHRHPKDALCDGFQSLLPEQMQTLIVQLQKR; encoded by the coding sequence ATGTTAGCAAGTAAACAACACAAACAAAGCACAGTTATTACTGTGCATAACCATCCCATAGGCGGTGATATCACTACCGTTATTGCCGGTCCCTGTGCCGTAGAGGACCGGGACGGGCTGTTATCTTTAGCCAAACAGCTCAAAGCTATGGGTGTACATATTTTACGGGGTGGTGCGTACAAGCCCCGTACTTCACCTTACGAATTTCAGGGGATGAGAGAAGAAGGGCTACTCATATTACAGGAAGCCGGGAGGGCTGCCGGCCTGCCGGTGATTACTGAAGTAACTGATATTCGCGACATCGAGTTGGTTTTGAAATACGCGGATATCTTACAAGTGGGCAGCCGCAATATGCAGAATTTTGAACTTTTAAAAGAAGTGGGAAAGATTGACCGTCCGGTTTTATTAAAACGGGGTTTTGCAGCCACCATTGAGGAGTGGTTATTAGCGGCGGAGTATATACTGGCTGCGGGAAATTGGCAAGTAATGCTCTGCGAAAGAGGTATTCGCACTTTCGAGAAGTATACCCGCAACACCTTTGATATAAGTGCTATACCGGCAATCAAACACCTCTCACACCTGCCGGTGATTGGTGATCCCAGCCATGCTACAGGCAGGCCCGAACTGGTGGCACCAGTAGCCAAGGCCGCAGTAGCCGCCGGAGCGGACGGGATAATGGTGGAAGTTCACCGCCACCCGAAAGACGCACTTTGTGACGGTTTTCAAAGTTTGCTGCCTGAACAAATGCAAACTTTGATAGTACAACTACAAAAGCGGTAA
- a CDS encoding DUF1694 domain-containing protein, with product MPKRESCPDDHSELEKVLAYGIYGTPVLKKDERLQFLGQLRERVIFALSEIQVKREEIPDQLRQALDDIRASKLVVKGTTGVDAILKYEGVAKEHGVKMTTVSDPKFEGSIGLVVVSNHAVDVPDDQVFSTSVIH from the coding sequence ATGCCAAAAAGAGAAAGCTGTCCTGATGATCATTCAGAGTTGGAAAAAGTTTTAGCTTATGGAATTTACGGTACACCTGTGCTAAAGAAAGACGAGCGTTTGCAATTTTTGGGTCAACTAAGAGAACGAGTAATCTTTGCTCTATCCGAGATCCAGGTGAAAAGAGAAGAAATACCAGATCAGCTACGTCAAGCTTTAGATGACATAAGGGCTTCAAAATTGGTGGTAAAGGGAACCACCGGTGTAGATGCAATATTAAAATATGAAGGAGTGGCTAAAGAACATGGAGTTAAGATGACCACCGTATCTGATCCTAAATTTGAAGGGAGCATTGGGTTGGTAGTGGTAAGTAACCATGCCGTTGATGTTCCTGATGACCAGGTCTTCTCCACAAGTGTTATACACTAA
- a CDS encoding DUF2953 domain-containing protein, translated as MFIAKIQHPLWQFSQEPILMILLIVSVFFIALLLILTIAPIRTKVIYQRKGEDDYAGLEFFLLWSLLPVRIELTSLQGPRNIFRPLLKIRSKITSKGKKPVDRKEKSLSVPTIYQKLMRNSHYFKLFNPAFKYVIKKLKVLNLRWETTLGFENAALTGMTTGALWTLKGLLAGTLYQITGHHKNTPQLTINPVYNKEVFNTEFHCIFEIRPGHIIISILKMVKMWLHNRINPGSEKYARTAPN; from the coding sequence ATGTTTATTGCCAAAATTCAGCATCCACTATGGCAGTTTTCACAGGAGCCAATTTTAATGATACTTTTGATTGTTTCTGTATTTTTTATCGCTCTTTTATTAATACTCACCATAGCTCCTATAAGGACTAAAGTTATATACCAGCGCAAAGGTGAAGATGATTACGCAGGTTTAGAATTCTTTCTTCTGTGGAGCTTATTGCCGGTAAGAATTGAACTAACCTCTTTGCAAGGACCGCGTAATATATTTAGGCCTCTATTGAAGATAAGAAGTAAAATTACCAGCAAGGGCAAAAAACCTGTTGACCGTAAGGAGAAATCATTATCGGTACCAACCATTTATCAAAAGCTGATGCGTAATTCACATTACTTCAAACTTTTCAACCCGGCTTTTAAGTACGTGATAAAGAAACTAAAAGTGCTTAATCTTAGGTGGGAAACAACTTTAGGTTTTGAGAACGCAGCATTAACCGGAATGACTACAGGTGCTTTGTGGACCCTTAAAGGCTTGCTTGCGGGAACTCTTTATCAGATTACTGGGCATCATAAAAACACGCCCCAACTAACTATTAACCCGGTTTATAATAAAGAAGTTTTTAATACCGAATTCCATTGCATATTTGAAATACGCCCCGGTCATATTATTATTAGTATTTTGAAAATGGTAAAAATGTGGCTACATAACCGAATCAACCCAGGGAGTGAAAAGTATGCCCGAACAGCACCCAATTGA
- a CDS encoding FAD-dependent oxidoreductase — translation MFQLEVIIVGGGWAGCAAAFAAIKGGAKVTLIEKTNMLLGTGLVGGIMRNNGRFTAFEEIWALGGGDFLRLIEGTARHRFLNFPGHNHATLYDTTQIEPVIRTYLQEIGVNIHLETRITGVNRQGNSLYSIQATGGQEFKGDMFVDTTGSAGPVCNCTMYGGGCAMCILRCPAYGPRVSLTAKAGVKEIMAGEGFPQFEAMSGSCILEKTSLTSNLVNQLETNGMLIIPLPKTILKENLLGTKACQQYNLSEYAANLIILDTGHAKIMTPYFPLESLRTLPGFARARYADPYSGGKGNSVRFMAMAPCGVDLKVDGVDNLYCAGEKTGLLVGHTEAISTGMLAGINAVRHLAGKKAVILPDQLAVGDIIAYMHKEMLTPEGLEQKYTFSGSVYFQRMKQKNLYTTNVEDIQKRVKRSGLKGVFCSKQIKTSLPLKRN, via the coding sequence ATGTTCCAATTGGAAGTTATAATTGTCGGGGGCGGGTGGGCAGGTTGCGCTGCAGCCTTTGCAGCTATTAAGGGCGGAGCCAAAGTAACATTGATCGAGAAAACAAATATGCTCCTAGGAACTGGACTGGTCGGGGGGATCATGCGTAATAATGGCAGATTCACCGCTTTCGAAGAAATTTGGGCCCTGGGTGGTGGGGATTTCTTGCGTTTAATCGAAGGAACTGCCCGGCACCGGTTTTTAAATTTCCCCGGGCATAATCATGCCACTCTATATGACACCACACAGATTGAACCGGTGATAAGAACCTACTTACAGGAGATCGGTGTAAATATTCACCTGGAAACAAGAATTACCGGCGTGAACAGACAAGGAAACTCTTTGTATTCTATTCAAGCCACTGGGGGACAGGAATTTAAAGGTGATATGTTTGTCGATACCACCGGTTCTGCCGGGCCTGTTTGTAATTGCACTATGTACGGTGGAGGATGTGCCATGTGCATCTTGCGTTGTCCCGCTTACGGCCCCAGGGTGAGCTTGACCGCAAAAGCCGGAGTCAAGGAAATTATGGCCGGTGAGGGATTTCCCCAGTTTGAAGCCATGAGCGGCTCATGTATTCTGGAAAAAACTTCACTAACCTCTAATCTGGTTAACCAGCTGGAAACGAACGGTATGTTGATAATACCCTTGCCCAAGACCATACTTAAAGAGAATTTGCTGGGTACAAAGGCCTGCCAACAATACAATCTAAGTGAATATGCCGCAAATTTAATTATCCTGGACACCGGTCATGCCAAGATCATGACACCCTATTTTCCGCTGGAAAGCCTACGCACCTTACCGGGCTTTGCGCGTGCCCGGTATGCTGACCCTTACTCGGGAGGAAAGGGTAATTCTGTTCGGTTTATGGCTATGGCACCCTGCGGTGTAGACTTAAAGGTTGACGGAGTTGACAATCTTTACTGTGCCGGTGAAAAAACCGGCCTTTTAGTGGGTCATACAGAAGCAATATCCACAGGTATGCTTGCGGGTATTAATGCAGTACGACACCTGGCGGGTAAGAAAGCAGTGATTTTGCCTGATCAATTAGCAGTTGGCGACATCATAGCCTATATGCACAAGGAAATGCTTACTCCGGAAGGCTTGGAGCAAAAATACACCTTTTCCGGGTCAGTTTACTTTCAGCGTATGAAACAAAAGAACCTTTATACCACTAATGTAGAGGACATCCAAAAACGGGTTAAGCGTTCCGGTTTGAAAGGAGTATTTTGTTCAAAACAAATAAAGACCTCTCTCCCACTAAAACGCAATTAG
- a CDS encoding aspartyl-phosphate phosphatase Spo0E family protein: MNDNNLGKLLIEIENKRRELYDIYLFEPHNKEKLVKLSQELDELISKYQQNAFHRQKARNLFV; encoded by the coding sequence ATGAATGATAATAATTTGGGTAAGTTATTGATAGAAATTGAAAACAAACGCCGCGAATTATATGACATTTACTTATTTGAACCTCATAATAAAGAGAAATTGGTTAAATTAAGCCAGGAGCTAGACGAATTAATAAGTAAATATCAACAGAATGCCTTTCACAGACAGAAAGCCAGGAACCTATTTGTGTAA
- a CDS encoding DoxX family protein, with amino-acid sequence MEVILVTQTSSNKHMEIGLLILRMGIGIMMAYHGYSKITGGPEAWVGLGGVMGIFGINFFPAFWGFMAAVTEFFGGIFIALGLFTKPTALFLIITMFVAASLKFNSGGGLFEASHAIELGIVFLSLIFIGPGRYSIEKKVWPSPTQS; translated from the coding sequence ATGGAGGTCATCCTAGTGACTCAGACATCTTCGAACAAGCATATGGAAATCGGCCTTTTAATCCTGCGTATGGGAATCGGCATAATGATGGCTTACCACGGCTATTCGAAAATTACTGGCGGCCCCGAAGCTTGGGTGGGCCTAGGTGGGGTCATGGGAATTTTCGGAATCAATTTTTTCCCTGCATTTTGGGGGTTCATGGCTGCAGTAACCGAATTCTTTGGTGGTATTTTTATTGCCTTAGGTTTATTCACAAAACCCACCGCATTGTTCTTAATCATTACAATGTTTGTTGCAGCATCTTTGAAATTCAATTCAGGCGGAGGATTGTTTGAAGCCTCTCACGCAATCGAATTAGGGATTGTTTTCCTTAGCCTTATTTTCATTGGGCCCGGAAGATATAGTATTGAAAAGAAAGTTTGGCCTTCCCCAACCCAGTCATAA
- the aroF gene encoding 3-deoxy-7-phosphoheptulonate synthase yields the protein MIIVMAQKAKTDQIKAVMARLEESGLSIHASKGEERTIIGAIGSKTRMNEMTVESLPGVEKVVPILEPYKLASRSFKDEDTIISVRNLKIGDNAVQVMAGPCAVESREQLLTVARLIKEAGATVLRGGAFKPRTSPYSFQGMEEEGLKLLAEARTLTGLPFVTEVMDTSNLSLVAEYADILQIGARNMQNFFLLREVAKTGKPILLKRSPSATVEEWLLAAEYILAGGNPNVILCERGIRTFENYVRNTLDLTVVPVLKHLTHLPVIVDPSHAIGKWRFVKPMARAAVAAGADGLLIEVHPDPARALCDGPQSLNPDNFKLTMAEINSSASAMGRKVGCE from the coding sequence ATGATTATAGTAATGGCCCAAAAAGCAAAAACAGATCAGATTAAAGCAGTAATGGCGCGTTTAGAAGAATCAGGTCTTAGTATTCATGCGTCCAAGGGTGAAGAACGCACCATTATAGGAGCAATTGGAAGTAAAACCAGGATGAATGAAATGACTGTTGAATCCCTTCCAGGAGTTGAAAAAGTAGTACCCATTTTAGAACCGTACAAGCTGGCCAGCAGGAGCTTTAAGGACGAGGATACAATAATCTCTGTACGTAATCTTAAAATAGGAGATAATGCAGTACAGGTAATGGCCGGGCCTTGTGCTGTAGAAAGCAGAGAGCAATTACTGACTGTGGCCCGGTTGATAAAAGAAGCGGGGGCAACTGTTTTGCGAGGGGGAGCCTTTAAACCCCGTACATCACCTTATTCTTTTCAAGGGATGGAGGAAGAAGGGTTAAAGTTACTCGCTGAAGCCAGAACCTTAACAGGCTTACCTTTTGTCACTGAAGTAATGGATACAAGCAACCTTTCACTGGTAGCCGAATATGCAGATATTCTTCAAATCGGAGCCCGCAACATGCAAAATTTCTTTCTCCTTCGTGAAGTGGCCAAAACCGGTAAACCCATACTGTTAAAACGCTCTCCTTCTGCAACTGTGGAAGAATGGCTTTTGGCCGCTGAGTATATCTTAGCCGGCGGTAACCCCAATGTCATTCTCTGTGAGCGAGGAATAAGAACTTTTGAAAACTATGTTAGAAACACTCTTGATTTAACAGTTGTCCCGGTTTTAAAGCATCTAACCCATTTACCTGTAATAGTCGATCCCAGTCATGCCATTGGCAAGTGGCGGTTTGTTAAACCTATGGCCAGGGCAGCAGTTGCAGCCGGAGCAGATGGGCTGCTTATTGAGGTTCATCCTGATCCGGCCCGTGCCCTTTGTGACGGTCCCCAGTCTTTAAACCCGGATAATTTTAAATTGACTATGGCAGAGATAAATTCTAGTGCTTCAGCCATGGGCAGAAAAGTTGGATGTGAGTAA
- a CDS encoding hut operon positive regulator HutP: MSNPGSREVARAAIKMSLSESREEERELKNTFAKLNIKTAAVDYGGDFVTSVNKITERSVVAAKREKVIQELHADEGAVAGATREAISQVMPKAIGLNVGGKIGIARYKDHISVAIFFGVGLLHLDEVAVGLGHRAVSS, from the coding sequence ATGTCTAATCCTGGAAGCAGAGAGGTGGCCAGAGCGGCCATTAAAATGTCTCTCAGTGAAAGCCGTGAAGAAGAGAGGGAGCTCAAAAATACATTTGCCAAATTGAATATAAAAACCGCAGCTGTAGATTATGGTGGTGATTTTGTTACTTCTGTTAATAAGATTACCGAGAGGTCAGTTGTGGCCGCTAAGCGGGAGAAGGTTATCCAGGAATTACATGCCGATGAAGGTGCTGTTGCAGGGGCTACACGGGAGGCAATTTCACAGGTAATGCCCAAGGCCATAGGGCTCAATGTAGGTGGAAAAATCGGTATTGCCCGCTATAAAGATCACATTAGCGTGGCTATCTTTTTCGGTGTTGGACTTTTACACCTGGATGAGGTAGCTGTAGGCCTTGGGCACAGGGCAGTGTCTTCTTAA
- the aroH gene encoding chorismate mutase, with protein sequence MTHRNVCAVRGAITVDSNNSIAIASATLELLEGIIQQNGLLPEDIISAFFTLTPDLDASFPASAARELPGWNLIPMLCANEVAVRNELPMCIRVMIHCYSPRARDQIKHVYLRGAKVLRPDLN encoded by the coding sequence ATGACCCATCGTAATGTCTGTGCAGTCAGAGGTGCCATTACAGTGGATAGTAATAATTCAATAGCAATTGCCAGCGCGACCCTGGAATTATTAGAAGGAATTATTCAGCAGAATGGGCTGCTGCCAGAAGATATTATCAGCGCTTTTTTTACATTGACTCCCGACCTTGACGCAAGTTTTCCGGCCTCTGCCGCCAGGGAATTACCAGGCTGGAATTTGATTCCCATGCTGTGTGCAAACGAGGTGGCTGTTCGTAATGAATTACCCATGTGTATAAGGGTTATGATTCATTGTTATTCGCCTAGAGCCAGGGATCAAATAAAACATGTATATCTTCGTGGAGCAAAAGTACTGCGCCCGGATCTGAATTGA
- a CDS encoding chloride channel protein — protein MQDDGSVGESVARSNSLSNQTRRIVLALLIGLGTGFGAVGFRYLIDFFKELFFTQGGNILSPSMGHFYLVLIPVLGGLIVGPLTYFFAREAKGHGVPEVMAAVAVRGGKIRPRVVVVKALASAICIGSGGSVGREGPIVQIGSAIGSTIGQALKTSPRRLKAMVACGAAGGIAATFNAPIGGVLFALEIILGEFTGNHLIMVILSSVTAATVARIFMGSAPAFDVPGYPLSDPTELFFYAFLGLLCAVFAVIYIKTLYKSEDIFDSVKFIPEYLKPAVGGLLIGLLAISFPEGTRIFGVGYESIELALTGKLVLGATAALILLKLLATIITLGSGGSGGVFAPGLFMGAMLGGTFGFIANGLFPDIAVNPAAYALVGMGGVFAGSAQAPITAIIMLFEMSNDYGLILPLMVTCIISSVLARTISKDNIYVVKLMRRGLDIEAARRPDVLKNILVRDVMTSTLEKIPGDFKIGDAWKSISGSPHQGFPVVTGKNLLCGIITNNELEQAMNNGLHNQRVDSLTNRQLIVVTEDEPLSVAVRKMDEFQIGRLPVVDPDDNKKLLGLLSRTDIITAYGRGWIIEDSDYKGSFAAADKGEQTTNQM, from the coding sequence ATGCAAGATGACGGCAGCGTTGGCGAAAGCGTAGCTCGAAGTAATAGTCTATCTAACCAAACAAGAAGAATCGTATTGGCCTTATTGATTGGCCTAGGAACCGGGTTTGGGGCTGTTGGCTTTCGTTATTTAATTGACTTTTTTAAAGAATTATTTTTTACTCAAGGAGGTAATATCCTTTCCCCTTCCATGGGGCACTTTTATTTGGTCTTAATACCCGTACTAGGCGGACTCATTGTAGGGCCGCTAACCTATTTTTTTGCGCGTGAAGCAAAAGGTCACGGAGTTCCTGAAGTAATGGCCGCTGTGGCGGTTCGTGGAGGCAAAATACGCCCGCGGGTGGTAGTCGTTAAGGCACTGGCGTCTGCTATTTGTATTGGATCAGGGGGTTCTGTCGGCCGTGAAGGTCCTATTGTACAAATTGGCTCAGCTATTGGCTCAACTATAGGACAGGCCCTAAAAACTTCACCGCGCAGATTAAAGGCCATGGTGGCCTGCGGGGCTGCGGGGGGAATAGCTGCAACTTTTAATGCCCCTATCGGCGGCGTGCTATTCGCACTGGAGATCATTTTAGGCGAATTTACAGGTAACCATTTGATCATGGTGATCTTATCGTCTGTCACTGCTGCTACCGTTGCCCGCATTTTTATGGGCAGTGCACCGGCATTTGATGTTCCGGGATACCCATTGAGTGATCCCACGGAACTGTTTTTTTACGCTTTCCTCGGGCTATTATGTGCAGTGTTTGCGGTCATTTATATCAAGACCCTTTATAAGTCCGAAGACATTTTCGATTCGGTTAAGTTTATTCCAGAATATTTAAAGCCCGCAGTGGGCGGCCTTTTGATTGGTCTGCTGGCCATCTCTTTTCCAGAAGGCACACGCATATTCGGGGTAGGGTATGAAAGTATCGAACTGGCTCTTACCGGCAAACTTGTTCTGGGGGCTACTGCTGCTCTGATTCTATTAAAACTTCTGGCCACTATCATCACACTGGGTTCGGGTGGTTCCGGTGGTGTTTTTGCTCCAGGCCTTTTTATGGGTGCCATGTTAGGGGGTACATTTGGATTTATCGCTAATGGCCTATTCCCTGATATAGCGGTTAACCCGGCGGCATATGCGCTGGTAGGAATGGGCGGCGTTTTTGCGGGTAGTGCCCAGGCCCCCATTACGGCTATTATCATGCTATTTGAGATGAGCAATGACTACGGTCTTATATTACCGTTAATGGTTACCTGCATTATATCTTCTGTGCTGGCCAGAACTATATCTAAAGATAATATTTACGTGGTAAAACTTATGCGCCGTGGCTTAGATATTGAGGCTGCGCGTCGACCCGATGTTCTTAAGAACATTTTAGTACGGGATGTAATGACCAGTACTCTGGAAAAGATCCCCGGCGATTTTAAAATCGGCGACGCCTGGAAATCCATCTCCGGTTCTCCGCACCAGGGATTCCCTGTGGTAACCGGCAAAAACTTATTATGTGGCATTATCACCAATAACGAGCTGGAGCAAGCAATGAACAACGGTCTACATAATCAAAGGGTTGATAGTTTGACCAACAGGCAGCTGATAGTGGTAACAGAGGACGAGCCCCTAAGCGTGGCGGTACGAAAAATGGATGAATTCCAAATCGGGCGCTTACCGGTGGTTGACCCGGACGACAATAAGAAACTTCTCGGACTACTCTCTCGCACCGATATTATCACCGCTTACGGGCGGGGATGGATTATTGAGGATAGTGATTATAAAGGATCCTTTGCAGCGGCAGACAAAGGAGAGCAGACCACAAATCAAATGTAA